The Cotesia glomerata isolate CgM1 linkage group LG7, MPM_Cglom_v2.3, whole genome shotgun sequence genome segment tttagaaaattaaattttctacaagttttgtttaaatgtttttttataagacaaatatttttgccgtaatttaaaaaattaattgaaatttaggaaaaattttgGCCGCAATAAGAAAAGCGATACCTTTTTAAGCGGCGATATTTAGCGGCTTATTGAAAGTACGAGACCCTATTACTGAAAGGTATAAATTTGATAATAcgtaaaaaaaaggtttttttgaGTAAAGCGTCATAGGTGGAATTCATTCTATTGAATAGAGTTGAAAGAGGTTGATTCGATACTTCTCAATGCAACGCAGATGGATTTTTGAACAAAAGAGAGTTTACGAAATAGAAAAAAGGTAATAACCCGGGTTGAgcgaattttttcttattaaattcgagtttttttatcattatcaattaCTATTAAGATTACCAGAAGGAACAACACACCTCATATTGGTTCATTAACGTCacgattattaaattacatgaAATTGCAGAATAAATACAGTAAGGGCGGAGTTAAAACCGTctggattaaaaaatatatgtaggaTTATAAATAGaatctgttaataaataagatAAGCTAATATTACCctgttattgaaaataatatccCCGGACattaagtttattattaatatattaatatatatatatattaatatattaataataactgtgGCTAAGATTTTTGtcgtaattttgaaataataatgaatgaggtcgaattttttatgttaaggcGAAAATATTAGTcgcataaaaaaaagttttaaacgaaagttgtagaaaatttaattttataaaaaaaatacctcataatttttttataagactAATAGGaaagttgtttaaaattaattaattaattaatttaattaattttaaaattaagattttcataattaactagcaaccttgcagtcactatataatttccgtgacttgtaaaatataaataaataaaattttgctttaataaataattacttttgttaaattgcactgtacttttttaactattgacgtttttaaagatataagctcatcccgatgttacacttatcaaaacctttcatttgagtacccacatacatttttgatatatttttcatatatacatatatatatatatatatatatatatatatatatatatatatatatatatatatataaaatatatgaaaaattgatgtgggtactcaaatgaaaggtcttgatgagtataatgtcggaatgagcttatatctttaaaaatgtcaatatttcacaagatatttgctaaattaaactatactttcttaactattgactttttataagatataaacgcatcttgatgttacactcataaagagctttcatttgaatacccacatgcatttttcatatatttttcatatatacatatatgtaatatatgtaaatatatgaaaaattgatgtaggtactcaaatgaaaggtctcgatgagagcaatgtcggggtgagcttgtatttttaaaaatatcaatagtgcacaaaatatttcttaaattgcactgtactttcttaaatattgacatttctaaagatataagctcatcttgatgttacactcataaagagctttcatttgaatacccacatgcatttttcatatatttttcatatatacatatatgtaatatatataaatatatgaaaaaatgatgtgggtactcaaatgaaaggtcttgatgagtgtaacattgagacgagcttatatctttaaaaatgtcaatagttcacaagatacaaggtcatttcttaattatgtatctagaagtagggcattttcgaatgcagccttaACACTTATggttataaattgactattggtgagaatgatatgaaaccatgaataGGCACAACTTtaaatctttatatttaaattacggCTTTCTGATAAgttttagaagaaaattatgagacatttttttttataaaattaaattttgaacttttgtttcaaaaatttttttgtacaacCGATATTTTTGCTTCTATATAGAAAATttgacatatattttaaaattttgataaaaatctcggccctaataataataactaaaatgtcggaatattattctttttataaGGGAATACAAGGTATATTATGGTGGAATTAAATCTAAATTCTcaatggattaaaaaaaaaaaaataaaaacgattAAATGATccttacaatttaaaaaaaaaattataaatttctcagTATATGTCTGCAATCATGtatcatagaaaaaaaaaagagccattcaattcaataaaatgtatgaaacTGAGTATACCGATTTATTATTCACCCTCtctatattttcaatttaattactgCGTAGGTATTGATCTATAATAAACACACGTACATATTTCGTTagctttataattaatttaatttaaatttaaatatataaattataagtaaaatgtCTGGTGAtatatttaagataaaaattgatcCCCCTTCacgtaaatttatttaattaaatttttaatttaattttatagcgACTAACAAATGTAACCATTTCATTTTATCTTTACTGagttattgatttaattaaaatatgaaataaataaagtaataaataacaatcgATTGTTATCTttgactattttattataatccaatatatatttatatttatatatatatagatacaaattttatttattacagataaagagttctaaattaaaaaaatttaataaagtattttatcataataataattaatacatattaataaattctaacaACTAAGTGTtcattggaattttttttttattaattgataactttaaaaaatgctttctatttttttttacaatatatatatatatatgtatatatatatactcatACACTCAAtagttgatttaaaataaaaaattgattgataatctaacaaataaattttttactataatgaTTGTAAAAAAGTCTTTCTTTTGCTTGAATCTAATTACTcgcaatattaattattattattattattttataagataTATAGATCATTTAaagttagaaataaaaaatatactttacaatatataattattataattattatcaaataaatgcACCTGTCAAGTGCTTATGTAGCATAAGTGAAGTTGTACCCACATCATGAAGTTATTGTTACGAAATTATTCCTCTCGCAGTACTAGTAAACATTTTTTGAGCAAGTCGGCATGTGTCTGTTAGAatgaaattttgttaattaaaactgATATTTAATtacgtataaataataataatgaatctagcctttaaaatattattattatttttagcaatcttgcagtcactatgtgacggccgtgacttgtgaattataaataaataaaattttgctttattaaataatgacttttgttaaattgtgttgtactttcttaattattgacgtttttaaagatataagctcatcctgatgttacgctcattgagacctttcatttgagtacccacatcaatttttcatatatttatatatatattatatatatgtatatatgaaaaatatataataaatgcatgtgggtactcaaatgaaagctcttgatgagtgaaacatcgaaatgaatttatattcttaaaaatatcaatagttaaagAATGATATTGTATcttgttaaataatgatattttaaaagatataagctcatcccgatgttacactcatcaagagctttcatttgagtacccacatgcattttttatatatttttcatatatacatatatataaatatataaaatatatgaaaaattgatgtgggtactcaaatgaaaggtctcgatgagtgtaatgtcggaatgagtttatatccttaaaaatatcaatagttaaggaataatattgtattttgtcaactaatgatattttaaaagatataagctcatcccgatgttacactcatcaagagctttcgtttgagtacccacatgcatttttcatatattgttcatatatacatatatataatatatataaatatatgaaaaattgatgtgggtactcaaatgaaaggtctcgatgagtgtaatgtcggaatgagtttatatccttaaaaatatcaatagttaaggaataatattgtattttgtcaactaatgatattttaaaagatataagctcatcccgatgttatactcttcaagagctttcatttgagtacccacatgcatttttcatatatttttcatatatacatatatataatatatataaatatatgaaatatatgaaaaattgatgtgggtactcaaatgaaaggtctcgatgagtgtaacatcggaatgagcttatatctttaaaaatgtcaatagttcacaagatacaaggtcatttcttaattatgtacctAGAAGGTATTTTCGAACGCAGCCTAAataatcatcataaattgactattagtgagaattcttattctctcaataatatagattacaaaagttttaaagcaaaaatttattatcaaattaataatataaaatgttaaataataataataatatatttacctTTGCATGTTTAATTTCCAATTCagttaattcaattaaattctttcTAAAAGCAGCTATCCGCCGAGTTTTGAAGTCTGTTAAttctataattaaaatgatcaTCATTagcataatttttattaaacctCAATTAATGTCAtagtaaataattagttaattactGTTTAAAAAACATTACCTTCTTTTCCTTTGTCCGACATCTGTTCGAATTTTTCGCAAGCTTCAGTTTGTGCTTTTTCGGCCTACATAAATATAATCCTTAttaaacaaacattttttactttataaaaaatttgttaatgtAATGTtcatgccaaaaaaaaaaaaaacaaaaactaaaGCTGTTGTATGACAATGATATGTTATACAGATtatgattaatgattaatggGTACTTAGAATGCATAGaaagcaataataaaaaaatatatatatttaatcacGATGCATTAGACTTATAGTAAGTACACACACCTCAGCAACCTCCAGTGCCTGAAGGAATTcaggaaaaattaattattaataaatttcagtataataattacttactaacccttttaataaatatttatctactaAATAATTCATGAGTTTTACCATTTTACCCTGTTAAGCGAGTGTAGATGCTATTAATGTATCGAGAGTGTTACAAAAACCCCATGCActggttattaattttatacagctcggaaaattctttatttttattattaatcactCTAATGGACGTAAGGTATACatatgtattaaataaaagtttaataaaaaaattcttaccgCATGAACATCTTTGTTACGAGCGCGAGCTTTTTCTAATGTACGATTAGCAGTTTCGTAAGCGTGTAAAGCCTTCAATCGTCTGAAAAGCAGACGTTTCGCAGCAGCAGTATCTCTCATGTAATATCTCAGCGTATCTGATAGCTTGAGATCTTCATCGGAAGCGACTCTGCCCTCAACTTtctgtaaaattatttaaaattaataaataaatatatcatcaaattaattattagtaaactAGCGACCTTGCAGACACTGTGTGAgtgccgtgacttgtaaaatataaataaacaaaattttgctttagaaaataaagactattgttaaattgtactttactttcttaattattgacattttcaaagatataagctcaccccgacattacactcgttgagacctttcatttgagtacccacatgcattttgacatatttttcatatatacatatatatatatatatatatatatatatatatatatatatatataaaatatatcaaaaatgcatataGGTACTccaatgaaagctcttgatgagtgtaacatcaggatgagcttatatctttaaaaatgtcaatagttaagaaagtacagagcaatgaaacaaatatcttgtgaaatattgacatttttaaagatataagctcatcctgatgttacactcatcgagacctttcatttgagtacccacatcaatttttcatatattttatatatttatatatatgtatatatatatatgaaatatatgaaaaattgatgtgagtactcaaatgaaagctcttgatgagtgtaacatcaggatgagcttatatctgtaaaaaagtcaatagttaagaaagtacggTTTATTTTagcaaatatcttgtgaaatattaacatatttaaagatataagctctatctaaagatataagcatatctaaagatataagatgtatatatgaaaaatatgtcaaaatgcatgtgggtacttaaatgaaaagtctcaacgagtgtaatgtcggggcatttttcatatatacatatatataatatatataaatatatgaaaaattaatgtgggtactcaaatgaaaggtcttgatgagtgtaacatcgggatgagcttatatctttaaaaatatcaatagtttacaagatacgaggtcatttcttaattatttatttttctagtaatatagacaattattaaaaaactaacgcgaattttttcaaaagtttctgCAATCTTGGTCAAAAACCTCTCTAACTTCCCCGAGTCGGTAGTAGCCAACTGCAGTAaatttgtagaaattttaatataagaatCGGCGACGTCTTTGTGCTTCGTTGTTTGGCGATCAGCGCGAGTGGTAgcttcttttaaattattatgatacaGGTGTAAAAATGTAAGCTCCTGATCGAAGAAATCATTAACATCTTTTACAGTAGCTGACAAATAATATTCATCGGTGGTTTTTGATAGTGATTTAACCAACCCTCCGAATATCTCGATCTTATTTTTACCGCGGACACACAAGTCTTGATCGTACTCCAGGAAGACTCGCAAGTTATGGTCGTTTCGGAATACTGGGTGGTGAGCCAACCGGGTCAGAAACATTTCGTGCATCGCGACTGTTTTTTTGAATGTCGCCAAGTATTCGCTGTAATTAAaatcatatttataattaattaattaattaattattaaaattttttttttggtagttAAGTACATACGCTTCTAATTCTTGCTTCATTTTAGTAAATTCTTCTCGGGTCATATTTCCTTCTCCTTCGCCgagtttttgtaatttttcacgCGACGCATCGAAATCTGGCCTTGGTGGACACGGCGGAAtctatttgataaaataaaattattttttaaagttatgaatccatatttatacatataagatttttatattaaatttataacagcGCTTAAGTGAAACTTAACCCATTTTGGCTCGCCAATTTCTTGGGGCTtcataaaatagatttttaaaaataatttatctgatAAAAGTTGATGAAAATATCTctggataaaattatttctaatggaataaataatttataaaatatcgaatctaaaattttaaattttaattatttaaatgataaaaatatatttttattgaacgtTAAACGTGAGGCTCCAATCAACATAATATGAACTttgatttcataaataatgcattattttatatttaaactgAAATGTGAAAAGCATGTCATTAAGATCATGATGAATGTGTTCCGTTCAAAAGTAGGCCATTTTTATATAGGCTGATTATTTATgcattgaatttataaatattatgaatGTATCAGAAGCTAATTCAGGCTTCCAATAAAGTTCGTCAGTTTTCAGCAGAGtggattcatttaaaaaaagttattcagTATCTCGTTTTTGATCacacataattaaatttcggCTTTGTGGTAGAATTATTAAACTTCAATTcgctaatattttttacatcaaGCAAAATTGTAAAACTGTCAGCTATCAgcgaaaatattaaattgaaaatagaatttaaaatattaatatttcaaaagtttatgatTTAGCACCtgtcatttgttaaatttaaatcaagcttttaataaaacaccGTTTGTACATTTAggagtaataaattattaaccaaCTGTCTATAATGTCACCTTGCATTATGATGGTTAttcttattacttattacttatttaaatGTTACGAGAAGAAATTTACATCGTTGATTTTTGCATAATTTAAATCATCTTAAAagctattttaaatttttaaattaaaattgattattttttatttacgatGATAAATTTGAGATATGTtgaattttcttcattaaataatgacatGTTCAAGgtaaaaatgatttgaaattatATGAGATATTATAACAAAGATATGGTACTGAATTTAACAGACATCTTacaatttttcagatttttataagtattaaattgtaatgaacaatatttatcaaaaataatctatatgtagaaatttataaaagttaaaagtgcgaattttataaaatattttttttttcttcagaatTTATTAGctctaaaaattcaaaaaattgtcagctgTTTGCtaatttaaatctttaaaaatcattaaaatatcaaaaacaaataaatgtttgcttttttcattatttcaacaatacttaatattatttcaatcataACAATAGCTctgataaaaatgataataataacaaatgaaaataaaattagtcatctgaaaattttcataattgttttatttaaaaaaattgttaaaaaaaaatttttaaaattttgagtgcaattttttaaaaatatttttctacttataatttttattgattaaaaaatcaaaaatttttaaatgctttataatttcataatgacatttaatttagctgtcacttgataattttttttaacaagaaaatttgttctaaaaaattgtatttttaatttattaaaaatttccacaagtccatttttttgaaaattttttttgccataatttatttattaaagaaaattaaaaaaattgtcaagtgacagctaaatttaatgccatattttattactaataataataataataataataataaaaacttacaATGTAACCAGCATACTCTTCTTCCTCTTCAAATCGATCATGCAGCCAAACAAACTCCTCATGTTGTCTAACAACAAGaaattcagttttttgaaactCCGGCAATGTTGTCTTAGTATGTActgtaaatttaactttatctTTCTCACTCAACGCGTCAGATATGTCAACTTGCAATGACTTGTCAGTCAGGTCAACATTGTCGGCCTGAATAACCTGAAAATTATCGAGCCATCAAAAAcactcaatttttttccaaaataattatCCACTTacttattatcaaaataaataaacaattttttatattatacagCTACAATTgacagaaataaataaataaattaccttTTTAGGAGGAGTACTATTTAAGATGTCAGCGTTATCACAGATTCCGTCCTGCAACATTTTggagttaaataattaaatccaGCGGTTCCGgtttattaaaagtattttgggacttattaataaattttaataaaacagtaaaaaataaattagataaaaactATGTTTTAAAAATGCAAAACCGGGCACTAGTGATAACAGGTTCCACCTACCATCATGGCGTCCACAGATAATTCAACACTTGTTTTTAAATGCCGatgaataacaattatttgttgtat includes the following:
- the LOC123268363 gene encoding sorting nexin-6 isoform X2; translated protein: MMDGICDNADILNSTPPKKVIQADNVDLTDKSLQVDISDALSEKDKVKFTVHTKTTLPEFQKTEFLVVRQHEEFVWLHDRFEEEEEYAGYIIPPCPPRPDFDASREKLQKLGEGEGNMTREEFTKMKQELEAEYLATFKKTVAMHEMFLTRLAHHPVFRNDHNLRVFLEYDQDLCVRGKNKIEIFGGLVKSLSKTTDEYYLSATVKDVNDFFDQELTFLHLYHNNLKEATTRADRQTTKHKDVADSYIKISTNLLQLATTDSGKLERFLTKIAETFEKIRKVEGRVASDEDLKLSDTLRYYMRDTAAAKRLLFRRLKALHAYETANRTLEKARARNKDVHAALEVAEAEKAQTEACEKFEQMSDKGKEELTDFKTRRIAAFRKNLIELTELEIKHAKTHADLLKKCLLVLREE
- the LOC123268363 gene encoding sorting nexin-6 isoform X1, whose amino-acid sequence is MLQDGICDNADILNSTPPKKVIQADNVDLTDKSLQVDISDALSEKDKVKFTVHTKTTLPEFQKTEFLVVRQHEEFVWLHDRFEEEEEYAGYIIPPCPPRPDFDASREKLQKLGEGEGNMTREEFTKMKQELEAEYLATFKKTVAMHEMFLTRLAHHPVFRNDHNLRVFLEYDQDLCVRGKNKIEIFGGLVKSLSKTTDEYYLSATVKDVNDFFDQELTFLHLYHNNLKEATTRADRQTTKHKDVADSYIKISTNLLQLATTDSGKLERFLTKIAETFEKIRKVEGRVASDEDLKLSDTLRYYMRDTAAAKRLLFRRLKALHAYETANRTLEKARARNKDVHAALEVAEAEKAQTEACEKFEQMSDKGKEELTDFKTRRIAAFRKNLIELTELEIKHAKTHADLLKKCLLVLREE
- the LOC123268363 gene encoding sorting nexin-6 isoform X3 encodes the protein MMDGICDNADILNSTPPKKVIQADNVDLTDKSLQVDISDALSEKDKVKFTVHTKTTLPEFQKTEFLVVRQHEEFVWLHDRFEEEEEYAGYIIPPCPPRPDFDASREKLQKLGEGEGNMTREEFTKMKQELEAEYLATFKKTVAMHEMFLTRLAHHPVFRNDHNLRVFLEYDQDLCVRGKNKIEIFGGLVKSLSKTTDEYYLSATVKDVNDFFDQELTFLHLYHNNLKEATTRADRQTTKHKDVADSYIKISTNLLQLATTDSGKLERFLTKIAETFEKIRKVEGRVASDEDLKLSDTLRYYMRDTAAAKRLLFRRLKALHAYETANRTLEKARARNKDVHAAEKAQTEACEKFEQMSDKGKEELTDFKTRRIAAFRKNLIELTELEIKHAKTHADLLKKCLLVLREE